In Anser cygnoides isolate HZ-2024a breed goose chromosome Z, Taihu_goose_T2T_genome, whole genome shotgun sequence, a genomic segment contains:
- the RPS6 gene encoding small ribosomal subunit protein eS6, with translation MSTHFLSGRAVKHWDGLPREVVESPSLGLPRRGWAWCLGHGSGRPRWPRPSVTTERGSARRHRQAGSCLLRCQLPFAPPPYGRTPARHWLPAATRGALARLGGLCAGGERKCGLFRRRRGGGRMKLNISFPATGCQKLIEVDDERKLRTFYEKRMATEVAADSLGEEWKGYVVRISGGNDKQGFPMKQGVLTHGRVRLLLSKGHSCYRPRRTGERKRKSVRGCIVDANLSVLNLVIVKKGEKDIPGLTDTTVPRRLGPKRASRIRKLFNLSKEDDVRQYVVRKPLNKEGKKPRTKAPKIQRLVTPRVLQHKRRRIALKKQRTQKNKEEAAEYAKLLAKRMKEAKEKRQEQIAKRRRLSSLRASTSKSESSQK, from the exons atgagcaCTCATTTCCTCTCAGGAAGAGCAGTGAAGCACtgggacgggctgcccagggaggtggtggagtcaccgtccctggggctGCCAAGGAGAGGTTGGGCCTGGTGCCTGGGACACGGCTCGGGACGCCCACGTTGGCCCCGGCCCAGCGTCACCACCGAGCGCGGGTCCGCCAGGAGGCACAGACAGGCCGGAAGCTGCCTCCTGCGCTGCCAGCTCCCCTTTGCCCCGCCCCCTTACGGGCGAACCCCCGCTCGCCATTGGCTCCCCGCGGCGACGCGCGGCGCTCTCGCGAGGCTTGGCGGGTTATGTGCGGGCGGCGAGCGGAAGTGCGGCCTTTTCCGGCGACGGCGCGGCGGGGGCAGGATGAAG CTGAACATCTCTTTCCCAGCCACTGGCTGCCAGAAGCTTATTGAAGTGGACGATGAGCGCAAGCTCAGAACGTTCTATGAGAAACGGATGGCGACGGAGGTCGCAGCTGATTCTCTTGGTGAGGAGTGGAAG GGCTATGTTGTCCGAATCAGTGGTGGCAATGACAAGCAAGGCTTCCCCATGAAGCAAGGTGTCCTCACTCATGGACGCGTCCGCCTTCTGCTCAGCAAGGGCCACTCCTGCTACCGCCCCAGGagaactggagaaagaaaacGCAAATCCGTCCGGGGCTGCATTGTTGATGCCAACTTGAGCGTTCTGAACTTGGTCATCGTGAAAAAGG GTGAAAAGGATATTCCTGGGCTGACAGACACAACCGTGCCTCGTCGTCTTGGTCCCAAGAGGGCTAGCAGAATCCGCAAGCTGTTCAATCTCTCTAAGGAGGATGATGTCCGCCAGTATGTTGTGAGGAAGCCTCTGAACAAAGAGG GCAAGAAACCTAGGACCAAGGCTCCTAAGATCCAGCGACTGGTGACTCCTCGAGTTCTGCAACATAAGCGCAGGCGTATTGCGCTGAAGAAGCAACGCACTCAGAAGAacaaggaggaggcagcagaatATGCCAAGCTCTTGGCAAAGAGGATGAAG gaGGCCAAGGAAAAGCGCCAGGAGCAGATTGCTAAGAGGCGCCGGCTTTCTTCATTGAGAGCTTCTACATCTAAATCTGAGTCAAGTCAGAAGTAA